The following coding sequences lie in one Apium graveolens cultivar Ventura chromosome 3, ASM990537v1, whole genome shotgun sequence genomic window:
- the LOC141710765 gene encoding uncharacterized protein LOC141710765, translated as MAAATILLRRSSACLTSASQFYCRYLSTAAKRSRLFVPTAISSVRQFSSSPVVNNIQTPSSDVKPVHTIDKQPVNNDQLVREILSQLGSMRGEIESLRKANEERKEESSQAEEEEEEEEVVIVKEKHPLLKQIELVMSKPEFSSPQANKLPCGFEVECDKPGVAKVTLKGSYKKEIINIEVFNPCYDDVGYQDPPPFVMELIVKVSFSRIFSSTKAEFHCTASEGDLVIDTIKVPGDGPHSEGIVFGQLPGSLQDEFYTYLQVRGVDDETSDMLHKYMVNKMERENTRALGKFKKLIEDA; from the exons ATGGCGGCAGCAACTATCCTCCTTCGCAGGTCATCTGCTTGTCTTACGAGCGCAAGTCAATTCTATTGTCGCTACTTGTCCACTGCTGCTAAGCGCAGCCGCTTGTTTGTTCCTACTGCGATATCATCAGTTCGTCAATTCTCTTCTTCCCCTGTCGTGAACAATATCCAAACCCCGAGTTCTGATGTTAAACCTGTCCATACCATTGACAAGCAGCCCGTTAATAATGACCAACTCGTCCGAGAAATACTATCTCAACTCGGATCGATGAGGGGAGAAATCGAGTCACTCCGAAAAGCTAATGAAGAGCGTAAAGAAGAGTCCTCTCAGGCGGaggaggaagaagaagaagaagaagtcgTGATTGTTAAGGAGAAACATCCGTTACTCAAACAAATTGAATTAGTGATGTCCAAACCTGAGTTCAGCAGCCCGCAG GCCAACAAGCTTCCGTGTGGATTTGAAGTTGAGTGTGATAAACCTGGTGTGGCCAAAGTCACTCTGAAAGGGTCGTACAAGAAAGAAATTATCAACATTGAAGTTTTTAACCCATGTTATGATGATGTTGGATACCAAGATCCCCCACCCTTTGTAATGGAACTGATTGTTAAAGTTAGTTTCTCTCGGATATTTAGCAGTACAAAAGCTGAGTTTCATTGCACTGCATCAGAAGGTGATCTTGTCATTGATACAATTAAGGTACCCGGCGACGGGCCTCATAGTGAAGGAATAGTATTTGG ACAATTGCCAGGGAGTCTGCAGGACGAATTCTACACGTATCTGCAGGTTCGGGGAGTTGATGATGAGACATCAGATATGCTGCATAAGTACATGGTGAACAAGATGGAAAGGGAAAACACGAGGGCCTTGGGAAAGTTTAAGAAGTTGATAGAGGACGCATAA